The Candida albicans SC5314 chromosome 5, complete sequence genome includes a region encoding these proteins:
- the SPO1 gene encoding putative carboxylic ester hydrolase (Protein similar to phospholipase B; fungal-specific (no human or murine homolog)), protein MLFLLLIIPLTISYNPFKTKSITQERLLCKNCSSYFPNHPPWNLSYAPFTVICPPGELIRSANNTLCQEELHYITQRNAKTEISLKSLLYRNRIPNFDIETFWSIKTKPIQIALAISGGGYRSMLTGAGVILALDDRYPNSSLCLNGLLQSTSYIAGISGGSWLVMSNFINDFEPIHKLQNLIPEEWDLSESLLQGVPNFDTSDLQKTPLQQQQQQQRNKYKSKKQGMFSSILDLFTSMKSASTSSSTSSSTSSRGSSTGSSGGGWIGNLFNLPQEQSLTKSNQTKDGYGLIKKYLHFYKELLIEVRDKKKAGFHTSFTDYWGRALARRIFKSTARTPGATISAATHVLTSFKEYDQPFPIIGTIEKDPSNPEFSTNFESHCFEFTPFEFGSWDSYLHAFIPIKYLGTSLKANVPTKKSTTANHSYCVSGFDNVGFITGTSSSLFNHVFFSVYKLLESYESDAVSLIETTLKSLGLSSEWKALKNPKLHADYALYSPNPFFQYGKKNTSIWESPDLYLVDGGDDGQNIPFHPFLNVARNVDIILAYDMSNERDNYPNGTVLARTSQRYKQTNNTNIEIPYFRLADGIINKPIIKSIFPKVPTPKQFITHGLNKYPIFLGCDIVEDYETLEFSDMIPKKTQIRPQNYLPPLIVYHANNNYSYWSNTSTFQLSYNKTEVYGMINNGYNLATYMNSTVFSVCLNCAILKREFDRLSLQINPKWHDGKFNIPKICKKCYKTFCWRDN, encoded by the exons ATGTTGTTCTTACTTCTAATAATACCATTGACGATTAGCTATAATCCATTCAAGACCAAATCCATAACTCAAGAGAGATTATTATGTAAGAATTGTAGTAGTTATTTCCCTAATCATCCACCATGGAATTTATCATATGCTCCATTCACAGTGATTTGTCCTCCAGGTGAATTAATTCGAAGCGCCAATAAT ACTTTATGTCAGGAAGAATTACATTATATTACTCAACGTAATGCCAAAACGGAAATATCCctcaaatcattattatatagAAATAGAATCCCCAATTTTGACATTGAAACATTTTGGTCAATTAAAACCAAACCAATTCAAATAGCCCTTGCTATATCTGGTGGAGGTTATAGATCAATGTTAACAGGTGCAGGGGTGATATTGGCATTAGATGATAGATAtccaaattcatcattatgTTTAAATGGTTTATTACAAAGTACTAGTTATATTGCTGGAATATCGGGTGGATCATGGTTAGTAATGagtaattttattaatgattttgaacCTATTcataaattacaaaatttgattcCAGAAGAATGGGATTTAAGTGAACTGTTATTACAAGGGGTACCTAATTTTGATACTTcagatttacaaaaaaccccactacaacaacaacaacaacaacaaagaaataaatacaAGAGTAAAAAACAAGGAATGTTTAGTAGtattttggatttgttCACATCAATGAAAAGCGCCAGCACCAGTAGTAGCACCAGTAGTAGCACCAGTAGTCGTGGAAGTAGTACTGGGAGTAGCGGTGGTGGCTGGATTGGCAATTTGTTCAATCTTCCACAAGAGCAATCACTAACAAAATCCAACCAAACTAAAGATGGATACggtttgataaaaaaatacttgCATTTCTATAAAGAATTACTAATTGAAGTCAGagataaaaagaaagcagGATTCCATACCTCATTTACAGATTATTGGGGTCGAGCATTGGCTAGGagaattttcaaatctacAGCAAGAACTCCGGGAGCAACAATATCTGCTGCCACACACGTATTGACTTCATTCAAAGAATACGACCAACCTTTCCCCATAATCGGAaccattgaaaaagatcCTAGTAATCCagaattttcaacaaattttgaatcCCATTGTTTTGAATTCACCCCATTTGAATTTGGGTCTTGGGATTCATATTTACATGCATTTATtccaattaaatatttggGAACATCATTGAAAGCTAATGTACCAACCAAGAAATCAACCACTGCAAATCATTCTTATTGTGTTTCTGgttttgataatgttgGGTTTATTACAGGTACTTCTTCGTCACTTTTCAACCAtgtatttttttcagtGTATAAGTTACTCGAAAGTTATGAACTGGATGCAGTGTCATTAATCGAAACAACATTGAAATCACTTGGATTGAGTTCAGAATGGAAGGCATTGAAAAACCCCAAACTACACGCTGATTATGCCTTGTATTCACCCAATCCATTTTTCCAATATGGCAAGAAAAACACTAGTATCTGGGAAAGTCCAGATTTGTATTTAGTAGATGGCGGAGATGATGGACAAAATATACCTTTCCATCCATTCTTGAATGTAGCCAGAAATGTAGATATTATATTGGCATACGATATGAGTAATGAAAGGGATAATTACCCTAATGGGACCGTACTTGCACGAACATCACAACGTTATAAACAGACAAACAACACCAATATTGAAATACCGTATTTCCGCCTAGCTGATGGCATCATAAACAAAccaataatcaaatcaatattcCCTAAAGTTCCTACACCAAAACAGTTCATCACTCATGGATTGAACAAGTATCCAATATTTCTTGGTTGtgatattgttgaagatTATGAAACTTTGGAATTCTCCGACATGATACCGAAGAAAACACAAATACGGCCACAGAACTATTTACCTCCTTTAATTGTATACCATgcaaacaacaattatagTTATTGGTCAAATACATCTACTTTCCAATTGAGTTACAATAAAACCGAAGTTTATGGAATGATAAACAATGGCTACAATCTTGCGACATATATGAATAGCACAGTGTTTAGTGTATGTCTAAACTGTGCAATACTCAAAAGGGAATTTGACAGATTGTCATTGCAGATAAATCCAAAATGGCATGATggtaaattcaatattcCCAAGATTTGCAAGAAGTGTTACAAAACATTCTGTTGGAGAgataattga
- the GLR1 gene encoding glutathione-disulfide reductase (Glutathione reductase; upregulated by human neutrophils; oxidative stress-induced regulation via Cap1p; overexpression correlates with multidrug resistance in a cap1 mutant, farnesol induced; stationary phase enriched protein) gives MFTNSIISKSTTRLTQLSRQLSTTTMAPTSTKNSIKHFDYLVIGGGSGGVASARRAAKYGAKVLLIESNFKKFGGTCVNVGCVPKKVMWYTADLAHKKHDLYAYGLDKEPDSIKYGDFDWAKLKHKRDAYVTRLNGIYENNLKREKVDYAYGFAKFINSEGEVEVTLSGDQELPFLDEGKTYKKGEKLVFSADKTLIATGGTAIVPPSVPGAELGTTSDGFFALEKQPKKVAIVGAGYIGVELSGVFSSLGSETHFFIRGDTVLRSFDEVIQNTVTDYYIDNLGINIHKQSTITKIEGSKDGKKVVHLKDGTSVEVDELIWTVGRKSLIDIGLDKVDVKINDKQQIVADEYQVTNNPKIFSLGDVVGKVELTPVAIAAGRRLSNRLFGGPEFAKDKLDYNNIPSVIFSHPEAGSIGLSTKEAIEKYGEENLKIYQSKFTAMYYAMMDDQKDKSPTVYKIICAGPEEKVVGLHIVGDSSAEILQGFGVAIKMGATKKDFDNCVAIHPTSAEELVTMT, from the coding sequence ATGTTTACTAATAGTATAATATCTAAATCAACTACTAGACTTACTCAATTAAGTAgacaattatcaacaacaactatgGCTCcaacttcaacaaaaaattcaattaaacattttgattatttagtCATTGGTGGTGGATCTGGTGGTGTTGCCTCTGCAAGAAGAGCTGCCAAATATGGTGCCaaagtattattaattgaatcaaatttcaaaaagttTGGTGGGACTTGTGTTAATGTTGGATGTGTCCCTAAGAAAGTCATGTGGTATACTGCTGATTTGGCTCATAAAAAGCATGATTTATATGCTTATGGATTAGATAAAGAGCCAGACTCAATTAAATATGGAGATTTCGATTGGGCTAAACTTAAACATAAAAGAGATGCTTATGTCACTAGATTGAATGGAATTTATGAGAATAATTTGAAACGTGAAAAAGTCGATTACGCATATGGATTTGctaaatttatcaattctGAAGGTGAAGTTGAAGTCACATTACTGGGTGATCAAGAATTGCCATTCTTGGACGAAGGGAAAACTTATAAAAAAGGTGAGAAATTGGTGTTTTCCGCTGACAAGACTTTGATCGCCACTGGTGGTACAGCAATTGTTCCTCCTTCAGTCCCTGGTGCTGAATTAGGTACTACATCTGATGGGTTCTTTGCCTTGGAAAAACAACCTAAAAAAGTTGCCATTGTCGGTGCTGGTTACATTGGGGTTGAATTATCAGGGGTTTTCAGTAGTCTTGGTTCAGAAACCCATTTCTTTATCAGAGGAGACACTGTTTTAAGAAGTTTTGATGAAGTGATCCAAAACACTGTTACTGACTACTATATTGACAATTTAGGAATCAATATTCATAAACAATCTACCATTACTAAAATTGAAGGTAGCAAAGATGGCAAAAAAGTTGTTCATTTGAAAGATGGTACCTCCGTAGAAGTAgatgaattgatttggaCTGTTGGTAGaaaatcattgattgatattgGATTAGACAAAGTTGATGTAAAGATAAAtgataaacaacaaattgttgCTGATGAATACCAAGTCACCAACAATCCAAAGATATTTTCTCTTGGTGATGTTGTTGGTAAAGTTGAATTAACCCCAGTTGCCATTGCTGCAGGTAGAAGATTATCAAATAGATTATTTGGTGGACCAGAATTTGCCAAAGATAAATTGGATTATAACAATATTCCATCAGTGATTTTCTCACATCCAGAAGCTGGTTCTATTGGTTTATCAACTAAGGAAgccattgaaaaatacgGTGaagaaaacttgaaaatatATCAATCTAAATTTACTGCCATGTATTATGCTATGATGGATGATCAAAAAGATAAATCACCTACTGTCTACAAGATCATTTGTGCTGGAccagaagaaaaagttgttgGTTTACACATTGTAGGTGATTCAAGTGCTGAGATTTTACAAGGTTTTGGTGTTGCCATTAAAATGGGTGCAACTAAGaaagattttgataattgtgTTGCTATTCATCCTACATCAGCTGAAGAATTGGTCACAATGACTTAG
- a CDS encoding glutathione-disulfide reductase (Putative glutaredoxin; induced by nitric oxide; Spider biofilm induced) — protein MAGVRQLRIIALTAFVLGLIFTLHKVGSNAASLVHAQASDQQPNKHNTKSTTYTATNDESVANLIDSKNDPQTDDKINQKISQDQDEAINGNKDTNKDTTKVKPDNGEYDPISDLIKIRSLSPMTIFSKSYCPYSKKIKQLLLEKYDITPAPNVVELDRYEYGAELQSYLTEKSGRRTVPNVLVGKSFESRGGCDEFEKLHKDNDLIKLLVEWGSGRLQVAKKNTPSNA, from the coding sequence ATGGCTGGAGTTAGACAATTAAGAATAATAGCATTAACGGCCTTTGTCCTTGGTTTAATTTTTACTTTACATAAAGTTGGATCCAACGCTGCATCCTTGGTTCATGCACAAGCATCAGACCAACAACCAAACAAACATAACACCAAAAGTACTACATATACCGCCACTAATGACGAATCAGTTGCCAATCTCATTGATTCTAAAAATGATCCTCAAACTGATgacaaaataaatcaaaaaatatcaCAAGATCAAGATGAAGCCATCAATGGTAATAAAGACACTAATAAAGACACCACCAAAGTCAAACCAGATAATGGTGAATATGATCCAATATctgatttgataaaaattaGATCATTATCACCAATGACAATTTTCAGTAAATCATATTGTCCATATTCAAAAAAGATTAAACAATTGTTATTAGAAAAATATGATATAACACCAGCACCaaatgttgttgaattagaTCGATATGAATATGGAGCTGAATTACAAAGTTATTTGACAGAGAAGAGTGGGAGAAGAACTGTGCCAAACGTATTGGTTGgtaaatcatttgaaaGTAGGGGTGGTTgtgatgaatttgaaaaacttcataaagataatgatttgattaaattgttAGTTGAATGGGGGTCTGGTCGTTTACAAGTTGCAAAGAAGAATACCCCATCAAATGCCTAA
- a CDS encoding uncharacterized protein (Has domain(s) with predicted anaphase-promoting complex localization) — protein MNLSENYISASRNSSSSTATTSMSNKYSSLPKFNNHTHSNQSRIVSNNDMSTSSIFPYNRTVSSSSSIMSTPSNNIRKFQRQRQQERQHHEHLPPPSQHQRQTGSSKNEHINNSSRTSKNGRLIKNKLLNLQQSSKQQLINRISDKDPRHSHSNSSQSNAKKVTPPVFGLQKVASSPYDFSVFTTVATNEKQHDEVLFPAIKQSQIRAWESAEKICRGIIFDDDDDDEEESTDDESENTKNPIISIPGYTEGELKELSKYPNLSSQEEKKLLTEYKRKVLSQREQNLSNNNLISFRRQLQIDQKKEILSKLFNNQNKLNLDYITDNDNNSIDSYTNRNQYNVIDNNLISLDLHSLINNDMEEVNYLLEEDGNFKILQEEVKQNIFHKKIVTDNQQSDENGHGQFDYERFQSLTAKKLDKIYDVHTTRYAGVNVDDDEYKEPSFYSDDVSNLELEEELLQFTTGHLRQCIHDSIDEEEMTEK, from the coding sequence atgaatttatcGGAAAATTACATTTCGGCGTCGCGTAATTCGTCGTCTTCAACAGCTACAACTTCAATGTCAAACAAGTATAGCAGTTTACCAAAGTTTAACAACCATACCCATTCCAACCAATCAAGAATTGTGTCTAATAATGATATGAGTACATCAAGCATTTTCCCTTATAATAGAACCGTCAGTTCCTCGTCGTCGATAATGAGCACCCCAAGCAATAATATCAGAAAGTTCCAACGACAGCGACAACAAGAGAGACAACACCACGAACAcctaccaccaccatcacaACACCAACGACAAACTGGAAGTAGCAAGAATGAGCatatcaacaacagttCAAGGACGTCTAAAAATGGGAGattaatcaaaaacaaattattaaacCTACAACAGTCActgaaacaacaattaatcAATCGAATATCAGACAAAGATCCAAGACATTCTCATTCTAACAGTTCCCAATCTAATGCAAAAAAAGTGACGCCTCCAGTGTTTGGTCTACAAAAAGTTGCATCCAGCCCTTATGACTTTTCAGTATTTACAACTGTAGCcacaaatgaaaaacagCATGATGAGGTGCTATTTCCTGCTATAAAACAATCACAAATCAGAGCCTGGGAATCTGCCGAGAAAATATGTAGAGGCATTatttttgatgatgatgatgatgatgaagaagaatccACCGACGACGAAAGTGAAAACACTAAGAACCCCATAATTTCAATACCGGGATACACTGAAGgtgaattgaaagaattgtCCAAATATCCGAATTTATCAAGTcaagaagagaaaaaacTCTTAACTGAATATAAACGGAAAGTGTTATCACAACGGGAACAGAATTTATCtaataacaatttaatATCGTTCAGAAGACAATTGCAAATAGACcagaagaaagaaatactTTCGAAATTgttcaacaatcaaaacaaGCTCAATCTCGATTATATAACTGACAATGACAACAACAGTATTGATAGTTACACCAATAGAAATCAGTACAATGTGATTGacaacaatttgatttctttggATTTGCATAGTTTGatcaataatgatatgGAAGAAgtgaattatttattggaaGAAGATggtaattttaaaattttacaagaagaagtaaaGCAAAATATTTTCCATAAGAAAATTGTGACTGATAATCAACAAAGCGATGAAAACGGACATGGTCAGTTTGATTATGAACGTTTCCAAAGCTTGACAGCTAAAAAATTGGACAAGATTTATGATGTGCATACTACTCGATATGCTGGTGttaatgttgatgatgatgaatacAAGGAACCTAGTTTCTATAGTGATGATGTTTCTAATTTGGAACTAGAGGAGGAATTGTTGCAATTTACTACTGGCCACTTGCGCCAATGCATTCATGATAGCATAGATGAAGAGGAAATGACAGAAAAGTAA
- a CDS encoding 40S ribosomal protein uS17 (Protein component of the small (40S) ribosomal subunit; Spider biofilm repressed), whose translation MATELTVQSERAFQKQPHIFTNPKAKANKKTKRWYKDVGLGFKTPKAAIEGSYIDKKCPFAGTVSIRGKILTGTVVSTKMHRTIIIRRDYLHYVPKYNRYEKRHKNVAAHVSPAFRVEEGDVVTVGQCRPISKTVRFNVLKVSAGASRSKKFSKF comes from the exons ATGGCTACTGAATTAACTGTTCAATCTGAAAGAGCTTTCCAAAAG CAACCACACATTTTCACCAACCCAAAGGCTAAAGCCAACAAGAAAACCAAGAGATGGTATAAAGATGTTGGTTTAGGTTTCAAAACCCCAAAAGCTGCCATTGAAGGTTCTTACATTGACAAAAAATGTCCATTTGCTGGTACTGTTTCCATCAGAGGTAAAATCTTGACCGGTACTGTTGTTTCCACCAAAATGCACCGTACCATCATTATCAGAAGAGATTACTTGCATTACGTTCCAAAATATAACAGATACGAAAAAAGACACAAGAATGTTGCTGCTCACGTCTCTCCAGCTTTCAGAGTTGAAGAAGGTGATGTTGTCACCGTTGGTCAATGTAGACCAATTTCTAAAACTGTCAGATTCAATGTTTTGAAAGTTTCTGCTGGTGCTTCTAGATCCAAGAAATTCTCTAAATTCTAA
- a CDS encoding uncharacterized protein (Predicted protein of unknown function; overlaps orf19.4149.1), producing MYKYTHIHIYIYISILNFAHRHMFCFSCCCGVDWIRLFSFIFLGFCLEFREFLGSRSTSRNFQNIESDSFRNWSTLTNGDNITFFNSESWRDVSSNILVSFFVSVIFWNVMQVISSDNDGTVHFGGNNSTGQDFTSDGNSTSKWTFFVNVRTFNGSFWGFET from the coding sequence ATGTACAAATATacacatatacatatatatatatatatatcaataCTTAACTTTGCTCATAGGCAtatgttttgtttttcttgttgttgtggtgtTGATTGGATTAGATTATTCTCTTTTATCTTCTTGGGGTTTTGTTTAGAATTTAGAGAATTTCTTGGATCTAGAAGCACCAGCAGAAACTTTCAAAACATTGAATCTGACAGTTTTAGAAATTGGTCTACATTGACCAACGGTGACAACATCACCTTCTTCAACTCTGAAAGCTGGAGAGACGTGAGCAGCAACATTCTTGTGTCTTTTTTCGTATCTGTTATATTTTGGAACGTAATGCAAGTAATCTCTTCTGATAATGATGGTACGGTGCATTTTGGTGGAAACAACAGTACCGGTCAAGATTTTACCTCTGATGGAAACAGTACCAGCAAATGGACATTTTTTGTCAATGTAAGAACCTTCAATGGCAGCTTTTGGGGTTTTGAAACCTAA
- the SMD3 gene encoding mRNA splicing protein (Putative core snRNP protein; induced upon adherence to polystyrene) produces the protein MSAGIPVRLLNEAQGHIISIELINGDTYRGKLLENEDNMNLSLYEATITQGKSGKVSHMDQVFIRGSMIRFISVPDILKNAPMFFMKPGDKPKPPIRGPPPKRKRV, from the coding sequence ATGTCAGCAGGTATTCCAGTAAGACTTCTAAATGAAGCACAAGGTCATATAATATCAATAGAATTGATAAATGGAGATACATACCGTGGGAAGCTAttagaaaatgaagataataTGAATTTATCCTTATACGAGGCAACTATAACACAAGGCAAATCGGGGAAAGTAAGTCATATGGACCAAGTGTTTATAAGAGGGTCAATGATTAGATTTATATCTGTGCCTGATATTTTAAAGAATGCTCCTATGTTTTTTATGAAACCTGGAGATAAACCAAAACCTCCAATAAGGGGCCCTccaccaaaaagaaagagagtatga